In the Pseudorca crassidens isolate mPseCra1 chromosome 21, mPseCra1.hap1, whole genome shotgun sequence genome, TACCTGTGaagaatatctttccattgttCAGTTTATGTTTCTTCTTGAGCTTGTTGTCATTTCCCCCTATCTTTTGTGTATTATGTCCTTTTCTTCTGATCCCCGTCTCATAGTATATTTGCATTCTGTTTTTTCATCATATTCATGCATGTATAGTTCTGTCTCcatcttttatttgtttcttgaatGAAATGTGACTGGTGAGATGTCTGGCTGGAGTGGACCTTGTACTCTGCAATCTTTCCAGTGGAGATGAGGGAAGATGACTGAAGACAAGAGATATTTTGATGGCTGGTCTTCTGTATGGATGGTTCTTCATCCTTTCTGGTGACACCATACACTAAGAATATTGCCTTATTTTTCTGCTCCAACATCCCCAATTatactttacacctaaaggaagacAGGTGCTACCATTACATACTTGTGTTTTCTGTGTTTGGTAAATCTTGTAGTAGCAATCAGGGGCCTGAGACAGGGTTCACCCCTCCTTGCTGATTGTATGACAAATATtcatctggtctgttgtgtctgAGCCCCCTGCTGGTGACTTCCACAGTGTCCAGTCTTAGAACCCACCCGTTTTGCTCCCATCTCCCATCATTGTACATTCACTTCTCTTCTCTGTGCAACCCAAATGGCCATTTTACTCctgttttgtgattttaaaatactcttcatATTCATGTCCCAATTAGAACTACTGTCCTTGTTTTCAAGAAAgaatatgatatatttaaaacttttttcttttatttctacagAGTGAACTAAGAAGAAGAACTATCCTAAGTCTTCTGAATTAAAACTGAGACTCAATCTACATTGAACTTCCTCAGAAAGGTATGCTTTTCTGAGACATCTCAGCTGGATCCCTAAGTGTGTTCACTCTCcctccttttattcttttcttatatttatgaTCAAGGAAAATGAAATGGTATATCAGTGCACATCTAAATTACAAGTCAATATATAAACTTTGCAGTGTTTTCACCCAGTTTTATCCTGACAACTACTTTCTAGTGCCTCCATATTTCACCTTCTATCATAACTTCAGTAGTACAAAATCTCTTATATTTAGTCATGGAATATGCAGATATAATTTGGTTATAACATGTTGCTTGCATCCAGACCCTGGCTTCTTCTCAATGAACTTGAAGCTACTAAATTCTAAAgtaacataatatttttttaacatctttattggagtataattgctttacattgttctgttagtttctgctgtataacaaagtgaatcaactatatgtacacatatatccccatatcccctccagaggagcaaagaaaaatctttaaaatcaaaagatagctttaaaaaatatacattaatttccaaataaaaagatgTTGGTTAACTCAGAAATGAAATGGCCAGGCAGTTACAAATCATATTGCTTTTGTTCCACATCACCTGCCCTCCTTACTTACCCAGCACTGATTCTGGATACAGAAGCAGAAGAGGGTCTGTGGTGGTCTGGCTAAGTACCAGTTGTTCTCTTGGTGTCTGAGTCGTAGAGTTTTTGGCTTGTGCTGATGCATGTaaagatgagaagaaatgaaataagcTTAAGAGATTTGGAGGAGATCAGATTGCAGACATCAAGAATAGAAAAAGTTGAAACACtagcaaaatgggaagaataacTGATCAAAAAAGAGAATTAGGTGAATCTGAAAGAAATGACATTAAGAAGGACAACAGGGATACATAACTTATCACCattaacctaggggcagggcctTTTGTAACCTCTTACCTCAGGCCATGTCATCTTATCAATGGTAATGCACCACTGTTACAATCAGTGTTCACACTGGATTATGACTCTGGTATCAGGGGACAGAAACATTTCCTATATGAGATTTTACAAAATaaggactacttttttttttttctggttcacCTTACCATAAAGTCAAGATATGGCTTAAAACTTGATTGTTGTCTTTTCTCAtctttccttttcctgctttTCATTCCTCAACTCAATAAATTCTTTGTTGATATTATTCTTCAGCAAGTTCTCCTAGTAGATTTGAGCAAATATCCTACCAGGTTCTggccctgcagtagaagcatctGCTTAGGTTTCAGCAAAAGTTCCTCAACAGAGTCTCATTGAACTGACTTGGACCACATGCCatccacacacaaaacactgGTCCTAGAGCAAATGTGCTTTGAATTGCGCCTACCTGGGTCATATGTCTATTCATTCAGCTCAGTATGTACAGCTCACTCTCCATAAAAGCCAGACATAACAATTTGATGATGGTGCATTTTGCCCAAACTGCAGCCTTCCCCTACTGCCCTTCTCACAGTGATTACTCATCTCCGAGTAAAAGACAAAAGGTCAGATCTCATCTCAATCCATGCTTCCACTTACTCCCTCTGCTCCCTTCATCTTGTCTTCCTTGAACGTTCTTTGGAAACTCTAGGCAGGTTCCAgtttagggcttttttttttttaaccctctgGTCCTTCTTCCTAAATTGTCCTCCCACATTTGTGGACATGGCTCATTCTCTCACATCCTTAAAGTCATAGTGAAGCTTCCTCTGCCCACCTTATTGGAAACTGAAGCTCTCTCTGTGCACATCTTATCTAccttctttgctttattttccccAGAATACTTATCACTATCTAAGAAattgcatgtttttaaaattcatttaattcaCTGTGTCATACCAGACCCCACTAAATTGTAAGATTCTTTAAGATAAGCAACCACTAGGTCAGTAACATATACATAATAGATTTTCAgtaaactatttattgaataaatcagTTTGTGAATGAATATGAATCTTTGAGTGGGGAAATTTGTGTAAGGTTCAGCTGAAGAAGATATTGAGTTGGTCAAGTACCATGAATGAAAGTACTATATTATAATTCTCCTGTTTGTATTAGAAACTGTTTGTAAACTCTATTTTAATTGATAGCAACTTGTACCTCTCCTTATTCATCACCAAAAAAACCACATGTAAGCTCTTTATCATTTTACTCATCACTTCATCTGGATTTCCAACTTCTCATGTTCAAAACATGGAAGAAGTGATAATACTTTTCTTTCAGGGTTACTCGCACCATTAACTGAACTTATGCATGTGAAAGCCACTAATACACTAAAAGCACACACACGAAAAGGCTTATAATTACAATTATTTATAACCATTGTTTGTGTTTAcatgtttaaaatacatttgttatCATTAGGCTAATCAAAGAAATTCAagtaaaaaaggaatatttttgttttgttttccttgccttaaGGAATCATGAACATTGAAGCATATTTTGAAAGAATTGGTTATAAGCACTATAGGAACAAGTTGGACTTGGAAACATTAACTGACATTCTTCAGCACCAGATCCGAGCCATTCCCTTTGAGAACCTTAACATCCATTGTGGGGAAGCCATGGAATTGGGCTTAGAGGCCACTTTTGATCAAATTGTGAGGAGGAACCGAGGTGGGTGGTGTCTCCAAGTCAATCATCTTCTGTACTGGGCTCTGACCACAATTGGTTTTGAGACCACTATATTGGGAGGGTATGTATACAACACTCCAGCAAACAAATATAGCAATGCCATGATTCACCTCCTGCTGAAGGTGACCATTGATGGCAGGAACTACATAGCTGATGCTGGATTTGGACGCTCTTACCAGATGTGGCAGCCTCTAGAGTTAATTTCTGGGAAGGATCAGCCCCAGGTGCCTTGCACCTTCTGCTTGACAGAAGAGAGAGGAATCTGGTACCTAGACCAAATCAGAAGAGAGCAGTATATCCCAAACCAAGAATTTCTTAATTCTGAGCTCctggaaaagaataaatatcgGAAAATCTACTCTTTTACTCTTGAACCTCGAACAATTGATGACTTTGAGTCTGTGAATATATACCTTCAGGAATCTCCAGCATCTGTCTTTACAAGCAAGTCATTTTGTTCCTTGCAGACCCCAGAAGGTGTTCACTGTTTAGTGGGCTTCACCCTCACCTACAGGAGATTCAATTATAAGGACAATACAGATTTGGTAGAGTTTAACACACTGaatgaagaagaagtaaaagaaaatctaaaaaatatatttaatatttccttgGAGAAAAAGCTTGTCCCCAAACATGGTGATAAATTTTTTACCATATAGAGTAAGCAATAAAAATGGTCTCAGTATTACTTCTGGTGCtgtaactttttattataaaaaagtttaaacgtctataaaagtagagagaatgaaataataaacCTGCATTTGTTTATCACTCAGTTTATCAGCTATAAACTAGAGGCCTATCATATTTTCTCAATGCTCCCAAATTATATTGAAGAAAATGCTAGATATCAAATCATTTCACCTTTAAAAATGTCAGCATATATAA is a window encoding:
- the LOC137216156 gene encoding arylamine N-acetyltransferase 1 — its product is MNIEAYFERIGYKHYRNKLDLETLTDILQHQIRAIPFENLNIHCGEAMELGLEATFDQIVRRNRGGWCLQVNHLLYWALTTIGFETTILGGYVYNTPANKYSNAMIHLLLKVTIDGRNYIADAGFGRSYQMWQPLELISGKDQPQVPCTFCLTEERGIWYLDQIRREQYIPNQEFLNSELLEKNKYRKIYSFTLEPRTIDDFESVNIYLQESPASVFTSKSFCSLQTPEGVHCLVGFTLTYRRFNYKDNTDLVEFNTLNEEEVKENLKNIFNISLEKKLVPKHGDKFFTI